A DNA window from Mobula hypostoma chromosome 3, sMobHyp1.1, whole genome shotgun sequence contains the following coding sequences:
- the twist1a gene encoding twist-related protein 1a, with protein MLEAIMQDEENSSVSPIESLSNSEDEGDRQQKKSVRKRRPSRKSGEETDSPASGKRGKKTDGSPQSFEELQTQRVMANVRERQRTQSLNEAFSALRKIIPTLPSDKLSKIQTLKLAARYIDFLYQVLQSDELDNKMSSCSYVAHERLSYAFSVWRMEGAWSMSASH; from the coding sequence ATGTTAGAAGCGATCATGCAGGACGAAGAGAACTCCTCGGTCTCTCCAATAGAGAGTCTGAGCAACAGCGAAGACGAAGGGGACAGGCAGCAGAAGAAAAGTGTCAGAAAGAGGCGACCGAGCAGGAAATCTGGCGAGGAAACAGATAGCCCTGCCTCGGGGAAAAGAGGCAAGAAAACGGACGGTAGCCCTCAGTCCTTCGAAGAACTGCAGACCCAGAGGGTCATGGCCAATGTAAGGGAGCGCCAGAGGACACAGTCCCTAAACGAAGCTTTCTCTGCTCTGCGCAAAATAATTCCGACCCTCCCATCGGATAAACTGAGCAAAATCCAGACCCTCAAACTCGCGGCGCGTTACATCGATTTCCTTTACCAGGTCTTACAAAGCGACGAGCTGGACAACAAAATGTCGAGCTGCAGTTATGTGGCACACGAGAGACTTAGTTATGCGTTCTCGGTGTGGAGGATGGAAGGAGCCTGGTCCATGTCCGCATCACACTAG